From a single Capsicum annuum cultivar UCD-10X-F1 chromosome 12, UCD10Xv1.1, whole genome shotgun sequence genomic region:
- the LOC124889278 gene encoding protein SCAI homolog — protein MIITVHKIPSNFTSFHLPVPPPHPITTPTPPLTPIKVHPRPHHHALYIHLQLSQLTQFTPFFPATNMAEDDVVPQTFRAYVETAEKKFARVRDLPAYGRWGTSNHYFHKVFKAYMKLWKYQQEHRIKLIQCGLQRWEIGEIASRIGQLYFSQYMRTSEARFLLESCIFYEAILNRKYFEGSGNDRNVRFKELRFYARFLMVLLILNRGKWQSC, from the coding sequence ATGATCATCACAGTTCATAAAATTCCCTCAAATTTCACCAGCTTCCACTTACCTgtccccccaccccaccccatcaCCACTCCCACTCCCCCACTCACCCCTATAAAAGTCCACCCCCGACCCCACCACCACGCACTATACATACACCTACAGCTCAGTCAGCTCACTCAGTTTACACCATTTTTTCCGGCGACTAATATGGCGGAGGACGACGTCGTTCCTCAAACATTCCGAGCATATGTAGAAACTGCAGAAAAAAAGTTCGCCAGAGTCCGCGACTTACCGGCGTACGGACGATGGGGAACAAGTAATCACTACTTCCACAAAGTGTTCAAAGCGTATATGAAGCTCTGGAAATACCAACAGGAACACCGAATAAAGCTAATACAGTGTGGTTTACAGCGTTGGGAGATCGGTGAGATCGCTTCACGGATCGGTCAATTATACTTTAGTCAGTATATGAGGACAAGTGAAGCGAGGTTTTTGTTAGAATCATGTATTTTCTATGAAGCGATTTTGAATAGGAAGTATTTTGAAGGCTCTGGAAATGATCGGAATGTGAGGTTTAAGGAATTGAGGTTTTATGCAAGGTTTTTAATGGTTTTGTTGATTTTGAATCGTGGGAAATGGCAAAGTTGTTAA